TCAGGAAGGTAACATCGCCCCAACACTTTCAGACGGAAAAGTGAGCCCAGAAAGTGGCACCACGGACACCACGTTCGTCTTCAGCGTTACCTATTTCGATGGAAACGGAGATTCGCCGGCGATTGGCTACGTCGTAGTTGACAGCGCGCAGAACGGACTGGCGCTAGTATCGGGCGAGCCGTTCAACGGGACATACACTTACAGCACGCAGCTTGAGCAGGGCTCTCACAACTTCTACTTCTACTTCGAGGACCCCTCGGGAGCTTCCGCCCGTGCACCCCAGGGAGGCACATCCTCCGGCCCGGAGGTCGGAGCCGGCAATAACCGCCCGGTTCTGACTGACGGCAAAGTGGAGCCAGATGCCGGGAACATAGATGCTACGTTCTCCTACAGCGTCCATTACTACGATGCAGACGGGGACCAGCCGGTCACGAGCGTCGTCTATGTTGACAACGTTCCAGAGCAGATGTCGCTGGCACAGGGCGACCCGGCAAACGGAACGTATCAGTTCTCAACCACACTACAGCAAGTCTCCCACACGTACTATTTCTACTTCTACGACGGCATGGGCGGCGAGGCGCGAGACCCGGCGACAGGCATGTACGCTGGCCCAAGCGTATATGGCGGCAAGCCGTTTACGGTCGATCTCAGCATAAACAGCAACACTTATATCGAGGGCGGCCGGCACCTGCTCTGGATAAGCTGCAGCAATTATGGCGAGACAGCGAGCGCAGACGTCTATGTGGTCTTGTATTGCCCAAGCGGCGTGTGGCTTTACTATCCCTCTTTTTCGCAGACAGCGGCGCCTCTTCTGAGCTCGTTCGCGTTCCCAGCTAGCTTCTCGGTGGCGGGCTACCAGCTCGTCAACGTGGAGATGCCGGCCATTCAGGCAGGCCGATACACGTGGTATGCCGCGATTACGGAACCCGGCACGATGAACTTTTTGAGCAACATCGGGATGGCTTCTTGGGAGTTCTCATCGGATTAGCGCAGCCATGCTACTGCTCTCTTTCATCGGCTGGGACTGAACTGCAAAGTGCAAGAGATGGCCAGGCAGCGGGGCTTTTGTGTGCGCCCGCAGGTTACCTCTGTTACGCTGGCCCTAAAGCGCAGCGAAGTGTAGCGCACTTGCCGCAGACCTCGGCGGAGTCGAGATCGAGGAAGCTCTCCGCGTTCTGCGAGCAGTGCTCGAAACACGAGGCGGCGTCGAAACCATTGGAGCTAATCGCTGAAACTGGACAGGCTTCGATGCATTCGGAGCAGCTTTTGTCCCTCAGGTAGGCACAGGGCTCGCCCTCTGGCCTAGGCGATGTCTCGAATTCCTGCGTTGTTACGAGCGATACCAGCCTGCCAGCACAGCCGCTCGGCGTGATAAGCATCCTGTTGAGGCCATACCGGCCTAAACCGCATAAGAAACCAATCAACTTGTGCGACCAATCGGCAAAGAGCGCCTCCCGGTCGAACACGCCTGTCGGTGGGATAAGCCGCGATTTCTTGCCCGACGCCACTAGAGTCAGCGAGACAACAGTCCCTATCCGCCTGATGAGAGTGTTGGTCTTGACGTAGGCCTCAGCCCACTCACGTGAGGCATATTTACCTCCTCTGTTGGAAGCCACCAACTTCTCGCTGTACGGCAGGAATATCGCCACGGCACTTCTTGCGCCCGGCAGCATCTGCTCGGGCTGCGCGTGCCATTCCGCCGCCTCTTCTAGATTCTCTTTCGCCTCAAGACTGGTCAGGTCGCAAGAGCCCATCAGCAGCGGACGGTAAAGGGACTTCTCCCCATTCTGCGCAAGGACCCGCTGCGCGACGCTCTGCAACAGCTGCTTAAGGTTGCGTCCCTTCGTCACCGGTCAAGCTCATCGTTCACATCAACGCACAAAAGACCAGAAGCTGTCATCTGACTGTGGGCACATTCTCGCACCATCACAGGTCGATCACAATTATCATCGGCCCGATCGAGGTATCCGATGTCACAAAGGCTCCGTAACTTCGAGCGTGCGAGAGCAGCTCGGCGTATCCAGCTAGCCTTTTCGGCCTGTCCATAACTTCCCTGTCGGCCGCAAACACACTCGACTCCGCGATCACCAAGAAATGAACGCCTCGCTCACG
This window of the bacterium genome carries:
- a CDS encoding epoxyqueuosine reductase, whose translation is MTKGRNLKQLLQSVAQRVLAQNGEKSLYRPLLMGSCDLTSLEAKENLEEAAEWHAQPEQMLPGARSAVAIFLPYSEKLVASNRGGKYASREWAEAYVKTNTLIRRIGTVVSLTLVASGKKSRLIPPTGVFDREALFADWSHKLIGFLCGLGRYGLNRMLITPSGCAGRLVSLVTTQEFETSPRPEGEPCAYLRDKSCSECIEACPVSAISSNGFDAASCFEHCSQNAESFLDLDSAEVCGKCATLRCALGPA